The following proteins come from a genomic window of Alosa alosa isolate M-15738 ecotype Scorff River chromosome 2, AALO_Geno_1.1, whole genome shotgun sequence:
- the sparta gene encoding spartin a isoform X2, with product MDTAEVNLQVINTHYQRAFDCLNTGLSEDEAGRKATALMFYRLGRQHLLQGLEVSTHGETCVGAAWESARQMQLKMNETLSTITTRLAILETTPTQENAGAQTQHLYPALPILQTDSSRSATAVPVRSLYPNLPRIEEPASPGAVLSDNLLGAGEVSSLPVSPVMALGVPGDQPPAYTPQPSDGHLSLSHGTDKEVMSAQDDWELVDRPQVTQSQEINGEELFYLAQGVQIFFVAADGQVSAPSYPGFLRIIVCTRNQHTDPSLGHPPAYLQVCNWLYPLYSDLPVLLSNTGVFTFPDTTASTPGSYVGVVLSSGLPASDRARFHQHLSQLTLLRVQTADENAAVEAIDLGEKIPIGHAAEGKTLPEWSDKLAQNILAGASWLGRGLVKGGNYAGKAIQKGASSLRDHMTPREVPAEVSPKVSKGLNATKEATGGAVKVSQFIVDGIATVADKVGKELAPHVKKHGSKLIPESLKKNKDGHSNIDGALMVASSSLQGLSTVWTSMETAAKNIGKSLASETVQTVRHKFRGLELIWDRPKNM from the exons ATGGACACAGCTGAGGTTAACCTGCAGGTTATAAACACGCATTATCAGAGGGCTTTCGACTGCCTCAACACAGGACTCTCAGAGGATGAGGCAGGACGCAAGGCCACTGCGTTGATGTTCTATAGGCTGGGCCGCCAGCACCTCCTTCAAGGGCTTGAAGTCTCCACCCATGGAGAGACATGTGTTGGTGCTGCCTGGGAGTCAGCGAGGCAGATGCAGCTGAAGATGAATGAGACTCTGAGCACCATCACAACACGCTTGGCCATATTAGAGACGACACCCACACAGGAGAATGCCGGAGCCCAAACCCAGCACCTTTACCCAGCCTTGCCTATCTTACAGACAGATTCCAGTCGCAGTGCAACAGCAGTCCCTGTCCGGAGCCTGTATCCAAACCTGCCTCGGATAGAGGAGCCGGCATCTCCGGGAGCAGTCCTGTCAGACAACCTGCTGGGTGCAGGTGAAGTTTCTTCTTTGCCCGTCTCTCCTGTGATGGCGCTGGGGGTACCTGGAGATCAGCCCCCTGCCTACACTCCCCAACCCTCTGATggtcacctctccctctcccatggCACAGACAAGGAGGTGATGTCTGCACAGGATGACTGGGAGCTAGTGGACAGACCACAAGTCACGCAGAGTCAAGAGATCAACGGTGAGGAGCTCTTTTACTTGGCCCAGGGAGTACAGATTTTCTTTGTTGCAGCAGATGGCCAAGTCAGTGCGCCTTCCTATCCGGGTTTTTTGCGCATAATTGTATGTACCAGGAACCAGCATACAGACCCCTCTCTGGGCCATCCCCCTGCATACTTACAG GTATGCAATTGGCTCTACCCACTGTACTCCGACTTGCCTGTCCTGCTTAGTAACACAGGCGTGTTCACATTCCCCGACACCACCGCCAGCACACCTGGTTCCTATGTGGGCGTGGTGCTCTCATCTGGGCTGCCTGCATCAGATCGAGCTCGCTTTCACCAACATTTGTCCCAGCTTACTCTTCTCAGGGTTCAG ACTGCAGATGAGAATGCTGCCGTGGAGGCCATTGACCTGGGTGAGAAGATTCCCATAGGACATGCCGCAGAGGGGAAGACTCTGCCTGAGTGGAGTGACAAATTGGCTCAGAACATCCTTGCAG GGGCATCTTGGCTGGGCCGTGGGCTGGTGAAGGGAGGAAACTATGCCGGGAAGGCGATCCAGAAAGGAGCATCCTCGCTGAGGGACCACATGACCCCACGGGAGGTACCTGCTGAGGTCAGCCCCAAAGTCAGCAAGGGCCTCAACGCTACTAAGGAGGCCACTGGCGGAGCTGTCAAAGTCAGCCAGTTTATTG TGGATGGTATAGCTACTGTGGCTGATAAGGTTGGGAAGGAGTTGGCACCACATGTGAAGAAGCATGGCAGTAAGCTGATTCCAGAATCACTGAAGAAGAACAAAGATGGCCACTCAAATATAGACGGAGCACTAATGGTTGCCTCAAGTA
- the ccna1 gene encoding cyclin-A1, with protein sequence MNFTSHATLGSQENALGGREMDGSRMPRTKQRTVLGVLSENEQQKRAFSLGAPKPKPLDEDSSYGIITQASMSNFSYDVDLDDPSEIVLTSTGSTGSERTLHEDVALQHEDFQLVLDQSGGSCMETSMQDLIEYEPLSSQEAHAVAEYAEEIHHHLRQNELKFRPKPGYMSKQPDITNWMRIILVDWLVEVGEEYKLNAETIFLAVNYMDRFLSSMSVLRGKLQLVGTAAILLAAKYEEVYPPEVEEFVYITDDTYSKKQLLRMEHLLLKVLGFDLTVPTTHQFLMLYITFEPLSTKTAHLALFLAELSLLEVDPFLQHVPSKVAAASYCLANYTLNRTFWPDPLYSFTGYTLTEIAPCLRDLHKLHQSAANRPQQAIREKYKTLRKGAVSLITPLDCLPFQ encoded by the exons ATGAATTTCACTAGCCATGCTACTCTGGGAAGCCAAGAAAACGCTCTTGGTGGAAGAGAAATGGATGGCTCACGAATGCCGAGAACGAAGCAGAGAACTGTGCTTGGGGTTCTGAGTGAAAATGAGCAGCAGAAGAGAGCCTTTTCTCTG GGAGCCCCAAAACCCAAACCCTTGGATGAGGATTCTAGCTATGGAATTATTACCCAAGCATCTATGTCTAACTTCAGCTATGATGTAGACTTGGATGATCCAAGTGAGATTGTTCTCACATCCACGGGTTCAACTGGTTCTGAGAGAACGTTGCATGAGGATGTTGCCTTGCAGCATGAAGACTTCCAGTTGGTCTTGGACCAAAGTGGAG GGTCATGCATGGAGACCTCTATGCAAGACCTAATAGAATATGAGCCATTGTCCTCACAAGAAGCTCATGCAGTTGCTGAATATGCTGAAGAAATTCATCATCATTTGCGACAGAATGAG TTGAAATTCAGACCAAAGCCTGGTTACATGAGTAAGCAACCAGATATTACAAATTGGATGCGTATCATTTTGGTGGACTGGTTGGTTGAAGTTGGTGAGGAGTACAAATTGAATGCGGAGACCATCTTCTTGGCTGTCAACTACATGGATCGATTCCTTTCCAGCATGTCGGTTCTAAGAGGGAAGCTGCAACTTGTTGGAACTGCAGCAATTCTACTAGCTGC AAAATATGAGGAGGTGTATCCACCAGAAGTGGAGGAGTTTGTTTACATCACGGATGACACCTATTCAAAGAAGCAGCTGCTCCGAATGGAGCATCTTCTTTTGAAAGTCCTTGGTTTTGACCTGACCGTGCCAACAACACATCAGTTTTTGATGCTGTATATTACTTTTGAACCTCTTAGTACCAAGACTGCACACCTTGCCCTG TTTCTTGCAGAGCTGAGCTTGCTGGAAGTTGATCCATTTCTACAACATGTTCCTTCTAAAGTTGCAGCTGCGTCTTACTGTCTTGCTAATTATACACTCAACAGAACCTTCTGG CCTGATCCTCTGTATTCGTTCACTGGGTACACATTGACTGAAATTGCCCCTTGCTTAAGAGATCTCCATAAACTCCATCAGAGTGCTGCAAACCGGCCACAGCAGGCAATTAGAGAGAAGTACAAGACCCTCAG gaaAGGTGCCGTTTCGCTCATCACTCCACTGGATTGCCTGCCATTCCAGTAA